CTGTGAAATGgtcttgtctttttctctctgCTCTATGATTGAATGTTTTGGCCCTTTGACATGCCATTGCGTAGATGATGTTGTCTGCTGCATGGTTTTCCTTTAACTTCCTGTTCCTTCCTTCATGGTCCAAATGTTATCTGTTTTTCTCTTACCGATGTCTTTTGGTACTAGACCTAATTACTTGTGACTCTGCTACTTCTATTAATTGTCAATCATGGCTGCTATTACAAATGTCTGTTAAAGAAATTTCTCAATTTCCCCTTAGATGTCTTGCAACTGATTCCCACTTATATGATTTGTAGTATTTCAAAATGGACAGCAATAACTTCGATAGTTATGGAGGCATTGAGCATGTTCAGTACTGTTTTCAGGTATGTTGTGATCTAACTTTGTGATGCTGTACTTATAAagttacttttatttttcttttccttttgtctcTGGTCGCTGTTATAatattcttttcctttcttcttatCGGTTTTACTTGTAACTTGCTTTTTTGGTCCACATTGCTGTTTGCTGCATACATTCAAATCAAGCAGAACAGCATTAAAGGTGCTACTGCTGATTGGAGTTGTATTAGTTAGTTAAGCCTGGATAAAGGTAGAGTGTATTGCACCCAAGGGTGTGATCTAGTGGTTAATTGGTTGAGAACCATGAGGGCTCAGGTTCAAATCCTAGCGGAGTCCCATctgtccaagccttggtggacagAGTTATCCGATACctgtgctggtgggaggtagtaGGTACATTGTGAAATTAGTCGAGGTGCATGCTAGCTAGGCCGGACACCACAGTTATCGAAAAATAAGAAGGTAGAGTGTATTCCTCTAGCATGCACACATCAAGTTGAGATATCCATGCTCAAATTGAATGACTGCAGAAATTCTGGGATTTGAACATATGACATGGTTTGAATAAGAACAACTTAAATCAAATTGACAGTCATTTTTATTTAAATCTGCAGACAACACATGAAACAACCTGATACGTTCTACTCTAAAGAAAGGATATCCAAATCTTGATAGTACTCTGAGTTCATGTGAGGAGTTAGTTGCTTCTAATTAGTTGGATGAGCAAATAAATAGAGGTCCTTCAACTTGTGTCTGCTCAGGGTGCTTACGAGATCTCTTCACCGAGGAACTCAATATTCTAACAGCTTAAGTTTGTAAAATCAGTCAATTCTTTCTGTCTTCAGTAGAATATTAAGAAGTGAACAGCAGAGAAAGTTTGGCTCTTGAGTTTAAAGAATCAGAAATTAATCAATGTgcttatttttccttttaatttgtaTCTTTCTCAATCTTTGACATCCACTTTCATTTCATATTCTTCACAACCTAAAGGAATAATGTTAAAGCTCATCATCAATTTTCTTTGCTGTCCTTTAGCATTATACTTCAGCAGAGAGCTGTTTGAGTGCTTTTAAAGCTCCACTTGATCCAAGTACTGCTGTTGGTGGTTTCTCTGGTAACAATTACTCTGAGGTACCTCCATTTGCCTTTTGTCCAAAAATTTCGTGATTCAAAGAACTGATACAATGTTGGTCTAAGCTGTATTCTGATGTATAAATGTTTATGAGACAGGCTTCTGCTTTCATTGTGACCTATCCTGTGAATAATGCAATTGATAAAGAAGGCAACTATTCTAAGAAGGCAGTGGCCTGGGAGAAGGCTTTCATTCAGTTAGTGAAGGTCTGCATGTTGTAATATGTTCCTTTCGCTAATCGCTCTATGCCATGACGTGCCTTCTGAGGGATCTAAAAAGCTAGAtaacattttttttataatataaaagcacaaagaaaaaaaaagcttgATAACATAAGAAGTCACTGAGAGATCCTAAATGAAACATTTGAGCATTAATCATTTTCTAATACTAGATTACCTTTGACTATGTGGTCTAATCAGTTTTAATACTATGTGCAGGATGAGATCTTGCCAATGGTACAAGCAAAGAATTTGAGCCTTGCTTTTTCATCAGAAAGTTCTGTTGAGGAAGAGTTGAAAAGGGAGAGCACAGCAGATGCTATTACTATCTTGGTAAGGAGTGCACCCACTATGGTTTCATATTTACTTTGACATGTCTTTCTTGCTCACCTTAATGACGATATTATCATGCACTTCCTCTGTTGCTTCTGCTCACCATTTCCTTTTGTACTTGTTCTGTTCCAGATAAGCTATCTTGTGATGTTTGCCTATATATCCTTGACGTTGGGCGATACTCCCCGTTTTTCCTTTTGTTACATTTCCTCTAAGGTACAGTGCTTTTGACCCTTCATACCATCAACCATAATGTACTATGGACTCATGACTGTTGCAATTTTTGGTCCTATTCAGTTAACACATTTTAGATTTTTGTAAAAGAATATACTATGAGAATCATCATCAACATACTTAATGGTTTCATTTGACTTTTTCATTCTCACTTGAAAGGTGGTGCTTATATTAgccttcttctattttcttttttgacaTTTGCTTTTGATGGATTGTTGTTTTCCAGGTCTTGCTTGGTCTTTCAGGAGTTATACTTGTCATGCTCTCTGTTCTTGGATCAGTTGGTTTCTTCAGTGCAGTAGGTGTAAAATCAACCCTAATTATAATGGAAGTGATCCCTTTCCTTGTCTTGGCTGTAAGTGGAATTTCGACAGTCTCTTCTTCTTTGGCTTTGCTCTGTCTCTACTTGCTGATCCTTTTTGTCTAAAAAATATTTACTTACAACCCCTTCTCTTGCTTTATGATCATTCTCAATCTCCATATTTTCTCAGGTTGGAGTAGATAACATGTGCATTCTGGTGAATGCTGTTAAGCGGCAGCCAATGGAACTGCCTTTAGAGGGACGAATTAGCAATGCTCTTGTAGAAGTTGGACCATCAATTACACTAGCTAGTCTTTCAGAGGTTTTAGCATTTGCAGTTGGAAGTTTCATTCCAATGCCGGCATGCCGCGTTTTTTCCATGTTCGCAGGTCAGGAATTGCCTGATTCTAGGCTTACAGAGTTGCTAATTATTGTAAATATCTAGCATACTTGTGTTTAGAGCTTCTGTTCTTTATCCCTTTTCTTTGCTTTCGCTGCAGCATTGGCCGTTTTGTTGGACTTCCTTCTGCAAGTTACTGCATTTGTTGCCttgatttgttttgattttttgagAGCCGAAGATAACAGGATTGATTGTTTCCCATGTATTAAAGTGTCTGGTTCAAATGCTGATCCTGACAAAGGTAAATCTGGGAGCTTTTCAGCAAGGCTCTTTACTTTTTTTTCCAATCGGATGAAGCCCTTATATCAACCAATTTTGTAGGTAATCAACAGAGAAAACCTGGATTGCTGGTGCGGTATATGAAGGTAATGGATGGTCTTAAATGTTTCTGAAATTTCATCCTTTGTTCTCTCTGAACTGATGCATATGATCTCAGAAACATTTTTAATGTTTGTTTTCTTTATCTAGTACAAGGTTTGTCTAGTTAAATCTAAATCAAAAGGTGGCGTTTTCGTATTTACTTATATGCGAACATGTCTCAGTACTATCGATCAACAATGCCATCTGAGGTTGTTTTAATCTATTATTAAAATTGATGTTTGATCCTGCTATTCTTTTTGTTTTATCTTTCTCAGTCTTGGACTTCTAGGTTGACCATGCAAAATCTTAACATATGACGATCAGGAGGAACTCTGATGATATTGCTCATATTGCAGCTATTATCTTAAAGATCTCTATGCTGTACTTATTACATATAAGCCATATGAGATCTCGAAGGACTGGAAATTGTTTgtgattatacattgattattttcttcttctttttgataAGTGAATAAAATGTCTCGACTCAAGGGGAAATCTGGAATCCTAATTAAGAGAAGTTCCATTCTACAAAGCTGTCTTATCATCTGGACATGATTGAGTACTGCAAGGATACCAAAAAGATATACGAAATTATCACTATCATCTTCCGAAGCCTTATGTCTCCtcttcctttctttctccttCCAGCACCCAAGTAATTCCTCCCATGATCATAATCGATTATTTGACTCGTGCTTTAACATCTTGGCGTTGTAACGGTAGAGATCTTGGTAACTTTATGGGAGCTCTGTACATCTTGGTAGCTTTATGCTGCTGATGAGTGTAGAGTTATGTACATGTTATATCTTACACTACTTGATGTTCTTGTAACTGGAGCTGTTTTATTTGCATTTGGTAACCAATTtgatttattttgattttttcacTTGTAGGATATTCACGCCCCCATCTTAAGTCTGTGGGGAGTAAAACTTGTTGTCATATGTGTCTTTGCTGCTTTTGCATTGGCGAGTATTGTAAGTTGCACCACCTTTTTACTATGTAATCCTTGTCTCTTTCTGCTGGTTTTATTATATCGAGCAACCTGGGGGTGAATGATCTTTTTATCGTGATATCCTTCAAGGCATTATGTACAAGGGTTGAACCTGGTTTGGAACAACAAATTGTTCTTCCTCGCGACTCATACCTTCAGGTTTAGTACCCTAATTAATGTGCATTTACAAAATTGGTTTTCATAGAGTTGTGAAGTGTGATATTTGTTTGCATTATTTTATGCAGGGTTACTTCAACAATATCTCGGACTATCTCAGAATTGGACCACCACTGTACTTTGTTGTCAAGAACTATAACTATAGGTACCATGGATAATATACTCCTTTATTTAGCAACATGCTTCTCAATATGCTGACTTCTTTCTGTGTCTTTGACGAAGAGCTTCAGAAATGTTTTAAAACATTCTAGTTGTGATATGCGTAATCATCAATGATATGCAGATTATATTTGAGAGAACAAGAGGATGCCTGCTGAGAGTTAGAATTGTGTTTAATTTTTGTCTAAGCATGTTGCTAAAGTAGTTTGGTGCCAAGGAAGTTCTTTTGTGGATGTTTGAGAAGAAAAGAATTCATATCAATATATAAGAAAAATTGTTCTTGAAATGATTATGCATACCTATGACAAAACTCTTGCTTACCCTGTTCAAACTATGAACATGCAATTGGCTGGTTAACTGGCTTTTGCATGATTTAAATGTCAGAACTTTGAGCTATTATTGGCGACAGATGTGAATGTTGAACTCAATAGTCCTAATGATTGAGAATGTGATTTTACTCTCTCAGCTCTGACTCAAGACAAACGAACCAGCTATGTTCCATCAGTCAGTGTGACTCTGATTCTCTACTGAATGAGGTAAAACACGTGTTTCTTTTGAAGAATCAAACCATTGACATGTTCTTGTGAAGTGGAGTCTCTCCTAGAATTAAGCTACATGTAGAATTGTCTCTCTCTTCATCTGAGAGGAATAATATTTTTGGTCCTGGATTAAGTTTCTTCTGCTGCTGGGTTTTGGGAAAGGGATAGTATTTGGTTTATTGCTGACCCCTAACTCTTGAGCTCATCCCAATTGGATCATGTGCTTTCTAAAGTTTATTGCATATGGTCTTCATTGAGAGTGTTATGGTTTATAAATCTTTTTTGCTTAAGGAGATATTTTCCtcatattgttcatgctttactTTAGCTTAACTTTGTATTCTGCAGATAGCCAGAGCATCTTTAACACCAGAATCAAGTTACATTGCTAAACCGGCTGCTTCATGGCTTGATGATTTTCTTGTTTGGATATCTCCAGAAGCTTTTGGGTGCTGTAGAAAATTTACAAATAGTAGTTTTTGTCCTCCTGATGATCAGGTTCGGTTACTTTTTCCTTAAGAAGAATAGTGTCATGACTGGAATGCTTACCCAGCATTTCATAGTAAAAGGTGTTTGACTTGTTATACTCTGTTCTCAGTCTAATGTTTTTACAATTGTACTAGTACAGCTTTAAAATGGCTACTTTTTGTACTGTCATGTGTGTTTTTCCAATTTGCTTTGAAGTAGACCACTCTTTTTTAAGTTCACCACTTCTTGCGTGCTCAAATAACTGAATGAAATGTGATAGAACTTTACAAATTGCGATGTTTTAAAGCGTTTTGGGCTCTAGAATTGCCATTTAGCTCATAGTATGGCGTCCTTCTTGTGCTACATCTCACATCACTGCCGCTAAAAGTTTACTGCTATTGCCctatcaaaaaacaaaaaaaagagttacTGCTATTACTTTTTGATatacttttcttttatttaataatATTCTATTACTAACTGaaaatctctcttttctttcaGCCCCCATGTTGTTCGCCCAGTAGTGGCTCCTGTAGCCCGAACAGCATATGCAAGGATTGCACAACGGTAATTCAAATATTTCTATCTGATATAATTTGTTATTGTGCTTTGTATTGCAATGTGACAGTAAGCAAAATGTATTCTTCAGTTTCaaatatcttttttattttggcTTTTTGAAGAATCTCCTTGGACATTTTCCAAGTTTAGCTAGAGTCATTCCTATGAATGTCTCAACTACATGAAAATCATTAAGCCAACAGAAAACTGTTGAATTGAGTACTTGGCTAACATTTGGATTCCTTCAGTGTTTCCGTCATTCAGATTTAGCAAATGGTCGTCCCACAACTCAACAGTTTCGAGAGAAGCTTCCATGGTTCCTGAATGCTTTACCTTCCAGTGATTGTGCTAAAGGTGGCAATGGGGCTTACACCACCAATGTGGAGCTTGAAGGTTGACCGATTATATGTATTGTTGGTTGTTTCCCTTAAACGTGATATAGATCTTGCAGTCAGTAGCAATTGTTCGTCTGAATCAGCTCCCATTAATTATAACTTTGCTCCTTTTTTTTTGGTCATCAGGCTATGAGGCCGGTATTATTAAAGCATCAGCCTTTCGTACATATCACACGCCTCTTAACAAACAAGTATGTAATCATTCCCAATCCTTTACCTTACAGTTCACTAAACTTTGTCTTGAGGTCCATGCCTTTAATATCAAGCCATTTTCTTCAGGTTGACTATGTCAATTCAATGAGGGCTGCACGAGACTTCAGTTCAAGGCTTTCTGATTCTCTAAAGGTAATTTCTGAATGCAACGTAATGAAGTATTGGTATCCTTTTCAAGACATAACTGTTTGACCTCTCTTTGTTGTCTCTACTGCTTTTTAATGACAATTCTCGTGACAATCTACTTTTGTACTAAGATtatctcttttgtttttatttgttcaactattaGTATGTACATTCTGGTGATAAACTATTTCTCATTATAGCCTTTAGAGCATTGTCATTCGTGTATCCAACTCATTTATTTGTGTTTTAGTAATCAGTACAATTTATTTACCTATATAAAGACTTTTATGTCAAGATTGTTGTCAACAATCCCATTGCAACTCATTCTTTGAAATTCATGAGGGTAGCAGATAATGGATATTTGAAAAGAAAGTTGTTCTGCAGTGCAGAGGCAGTTACTGCTGGAAAATTTGGTTAATCTCATCTAGCTGTTCTTCTGATTATAAACTCTGAAGGTAGAGGGGAGCTGTGCAAGCTCGATGAAAGTAGGAGAGAAACACATTTACTTTTGTTATTCATAGTTGATATCATGAATGTGAATATGCTCTTaataagcatgttgttagctagTAAATGTGGTAATTTGAGAAATGTAGCCACAGTTAGATCATTTATAGAGAGAGTGCTCTTACTGTCGTTTATGCCAATTCTGATTGAACCAAAACAGAAGGAAAGATGATCTGATATAGGGATTATTTATTCCAAAAACCAATAGGCATGTTATATTTGTATTATTAAAGTTTTGATAAGTTAAGTAAAACTTAAATTTTCATTGTGGAACTTTCAAGAGATTCTGGAGGTTAGATTTTCGTGTCATGGTCTcttgtgaattgtatataactaaTATAATTATCTGTATTTATAAGAGTCGAGGTACAAAGGAAGGAAAAACTATGTGGCATAAAAAGGAAATTGTGCCAAGTGAAAGAGTTCTTACAGCCTGTAATTAAACCCCACAAGTAAACTGCTACGATTCTGTGATTCGTCCCATTATCTTCTTCCAGACAATCACACACTTGGCATGCATTTTCTAAAAATTCCTCGTGTTGGCTATGGCTTATCTCTTTGTCTTGTGCAGATGGAGATCTTCCCATATGCTGTGTTTTATATGTTCTTTGAGCAATATCTGAGCATATGGAGGACAGCCCTAATTAACTTAGCTATTGCTATTGGTCAGTATCATCCCTCTTTATGCTCTTTATATATGTCGCTTATCCTTTCTCAATTAGGAAACACTGGGTAGTTTTAGAATTACTAAAACCATTTAGAAACATTAATCaattaatttttcattttctacAGGTGCTGTATTTATTGTATGCTTAGTGATCACATGTAGGTTAGTAGATTATCTCTTACTTGGAATGCTGTTCCTTTCAATTCTTTCTTGCTTCCTGGAACAAaaaaccttttttttattttttatttttatatatgtgATATTAACTCTGTTTCCTTACACCTTTTGCTACATCCAGTTTATGGACTTCAGCAATTATCTTGCTTGTGCTGGCTATGATTGTTCTGGATCTTATGGTACATTTTCTTCTGTGAACAAATCGCTTGAGTTCATATCATTGAGCGTGTTTGTTTTCTCTCTAGCTGTGACATTGTACATTGTTTTGCAGGGAGTAATGGCAATTCTAAAAATCCAGCTCAATGCTGTATCTGTTGTTAACCTTGTGATGTCCGTCGGTATTGCTGTTGAATTCTGTGTCCATATAACACATGCCTTCTTGGTTAGTCTTCTATCACAATGATCTATCTGGTCTACTACTCTTTTTAAAATAATGGGAGAGTAGAGCTCAACTTGAGTAGGCCCAAGTAAGGGAATTACTGTATATTGAACAAATGTAGTTGTCTCCAAAGAGATTGAGAAGGGAATCTTTGTCTGATTGAGTAAAACTAATGACTAATAAGTTCTAGTAAAAGTTTAGTGCTCTGTGTGCTAAGTAAACTGTTCAAATGATATCTTTCATTGAGTTATTAGCGACGAACCTCCTGCAGCGAATTATACATTCGCTTGGGCAGTCAATTATGACCCTAAATAGGAAGTCGAAACAAGATAATTTGGCTTTATATTCCCAGGTTAATTCAGGGTTGTTGGTGTACAGCAATATTATTCGTTATCTTTATTCATTTTTCTGTATGTTCAGTTAGAGGCATTCATCCTAGAGTTCTCTCTTTAACATTCTTATGCACTTTATGCAGGTCAGCAGTGGAGATAGAAATCAACGGATGAAGGAGGCACTGACTACTATGGGCGCTTCAGTATTCAGGTTTGACATTCTCTTATACTAATGGAGAAGATAGGATGGATTATGTCTTCTGATCTCTCTTTATGTTAGAGCAAGTTTAAAAATCCTTTTGTTTTTGCTTCTCCAT
The nucleotide sequence above comes from Nicotiana tabacum cultivar K326 chromosome 12, ASM71507v2, whole genome shotgun sequence. Encoded proteins:
- the LOC107824090 gene encoding uncharacterized protein LOC107824090 translates to MAEFSSIGTMMLHFIRIWFALCLFQVLLIGSTVTAQTSNSSGVQRHAEGYCAMYDICGARSDGKVLNCPFGPPSVKPGELLSSKIQSLCPTITGNVCCTEGQFDTLRAQVQQAIPFLVGCPACLRNFLNLFCELTCSPNQSQFINVTSISKVKSNSTVDGIDFFITDTFGEGLYESCKDVKFGTMNTRAIEFIGAGAKNFREWYAFIGRRAAPGVPGSPYAINFKPTAPESSGMKPMNVSTYSCGDTSLGCSCGDCPSASACSSSAPPPAQREDSCSVRIGSLKVKCIEVAVTILYVVLVSVFLGWGFLHKKREETPVSRTKPLIRATRNGVIRQSSRQKDENIPMQMLEDVPQISSGIQLSIVQGYMSKFYRRYGTWVARNPILVLCSSLFIVLVLCLGLFRFKVETRPEKLWVGHGSRAAEEKLFFDSHLAPFYRIEQLIIGTISDADNGNSPPIVTEDNIKLLFDIQKKIDAIQGNYSGSMVSLTDICMKPLGTECATQSILQYFKMDSNNFDSYGGIEHVQYCFQHYTSAESCLSAFKAPLDPSTAVGGFSGNNYSEASAFIVTYPVNNAIDKEGNYSKKAVAWEKAFIQLVKDEILPMVQAKNLSLAFSSESSVEEELKRESTADAITILISYLVMFAYISLTLGDTPRFSFCYISSKVLLGLSGVILVMLSVLGSVGFFSAVGVKSTLIIMEVIPFLVLAVGVDNMCILVNAVKRQPMELPLEGRISNALVEVGPSITLASLSEVLAFAVGSFIPMPACRVFSMFAALAVLLDFLLQVTAFVALICFDFLRAEDNRIDCFPCIKVSGSNADPDKGNQQRKPGLLVRYMKDIHAPILSLWGVKLVVICVFAAFALASIALCTRVEPGLEQQIVLPRDSYLQGYFNNISDYLRIGPPLYFVVKNYNYSSDSRQTNQLCSISQCDSDSLLNEIARASLTPESSYIAKPAASWLDDFLVWISPEAFGCCRKFTNSSFCPPDDQPPCCSPSSGSCSPNSICKDCTTCFRHSDLANGRPTTQQFREKLPWFLNALPSSDCAKGGNGAYTTNVELEGYEAGIIKASAFRTYHTPLNKQVDYVNSMRAARDFSSRLSDSLKMEIFPYAVFYMFFEQYLSIWRTALINLAIAIGAVFIVCLVITCSLWTSAIILLVLAMIVLDLMGVMAILKIQLNAVSVVNLVMSVGIAVEFCVHITHAFLVSSGDRNQRMKEALTTMGASVFSGITLTKLVGVLVLCFSRTEVFVVYYFQMYLALVLLGFLHGLVFLPVLLSMFGPPSRCVLVEKQEDRPSTSSQF